The following coding sequences lie in one Danio rerio strain Tuebingen ecotype United States chromosome 25, GRCz12tu, whole genome shotgun sequence genomic window:
- the coro2bb gene encoding coronin-2B yields the protein MSWSSAYRSSKFRHVYGKAGSREQCYEGIPITHSVHDNQFCAVNPKFLAVVTESAGGGAFIVIPLHKPGRVDPHYPRVCGHQGSVMDIKWSPFMDNIIASSSEDCTVRIWQIPDNGLRRNLTEALMILIGHSRRVGLIEWHPTCSGILFSAGYDCKILMWNLEEGVAVKMIDSHPDVVLCMSFNTDGSLLATSCKDKKLRIIDPRSGKVLQESCCKSLRVNRVVFLGNLRRVFTTGVSRWNSRQIALWDQDDLSCPLLEEEIDGLAGALFPYYDPDTHMLYLAGKGDGNIRYYEVGAEKPFLQFLTEFRSAAPQKSLCVMPKRGVDVSECEIFRFYKLVTFRGLVEPVSMIVPRRSEAYQEDIFPMTAGAESALSAAEWLSGIDRGPVLISLKEAYKRPNPVSLRASRRDRRMIKGIDLLENISMNTDRELLTTVYRQQEELRKLKEELREKEERIQTLELELNNLRNTHTH from the exons ATGTCGTGGAGCTCGGCGTACAGAAGCTCGAAGTTCCGGCATGTTTACGGAAAAGCGGGAAGCAGAGAGCAGTGCTACGAGGGAATTCCCATCACGCACAGCGTCCACGATAACCAGTTCTGTGCGGTTAACCCGAAATTCCTGGCCGTGGTCACCGAGAGCGCAGGGGGAGGAGCTTTTATCGTTATCCCGCTTCACAAG CCGGGCCGAGTGGACCCTCATTACCCCAGAGTGTGTGGTCATCAGGGCAGTGTGATGGACATCAAGTGGAGCCCCTTCATGGACAACATCATCGCCTCCAGCTCTGAGGACTGCACG GTGAGGATCTGGCAGATTCCTGACAACGGTTTGAGGCGGAACTTAACTGAAGCTCTGATGATTCTGATTGGCCACAGCAGGAGGGTGGGGCTTATTGAGTGGCATCCCACCTGCAGTGGCATCCTGTTTAGTGCCGGATACGACTGTAAG ATCTTGATGTGGAATCTGGAGGAGGGCGTGGCCGTGAAGATGATTGACAGCCATCCAGATGTGGTGCTCTGCATGTCCTTCAACACCGACGGGAGTTTACTGGCCACCAGCTGTAAAGACAAAAAACTGCGCATTATTGATCCACGCTCGGGGAAAGTGCTTCAG GAGTCGTGCTGTAAGAGTCTGCGTGTGAACCGTGTGGTGTTTCTGGGTAATCTGAGGCGTGTTTTCACCACCGGCGTCTCCAGGTGGAACAGCAGACAGATTGCATTGTGGGATCAG GATGATCTGAGCTGTCCATTGCTGGAGGAGGAGATCGACGGTCTCGCCGGAGCCCTGTTCCCCTACTACGATccagacacacacatgctctaCCTGGCtggaaag GGAGATGGAAATATCCGCTATTATGAGGTGGGAGCTGAGAAACCCTTCCTGCAGTTCCTGACGGAGTTCAGATCTGCGGCTCCTCAGAAGAGCTTGT gtgtgatGCCCAAGCGTGGTGTTgatgtgagtgagtgtgagatCTTCAGGTTTTATAAGCTGGTGACGTTCAGAGGTTTGGTGGAGCCCGTCTCCATGATCGTCCCGCGCCGG tcagagGCGTATCAGGAGGATATTTTCCCCATGACGGCGGGCGCTGAATCTGCTCTGTCGGCTGCTGAGTGGCTCAGTGGGATCGACAGAG ggcCAGTGCTGATTTCTCTTAAAGAAGCGTACAAACGACCAAATCCAGTCAGTCTGAGAGCGTCCAGACGGGACAGACGGATGATAAAGGGCATTGATTTACTGGAGAACATCTCCATGAACACAGacagagag CTGCTGACGACGGTCTACAGACAGCAGGAGGAGCTGAGGAAACTCAAAGAAGAGCTCAGAGAAAAAGAGGAGAGAATACAAACGCTGGAGCTGGAGCTTAACAacctgagaaacacacacacacactga